Within the Syntrophales bacterium genome, the region AATGGCGTATTCCCTTCATAAACAAGTTCATTGATCAGAAATTTTCTAAAGACATCCGTCAACAACATCCTCGATCCTCTTTGAACTACAATGAATTCATTCTGCTTTTTTAGAATCACTTCTCTGAGAGATTTCAATGCTTTTTTTCCTAAGTACAGCTCATGAGATACATTGAATTTATCCATGTATAGTTCCGTCAACTCTTTCAAATATTGTTCAATTGAGTATTGGTCATCTCCGGGCATCATAACAGAGAAGAAGACAAGCCTGCTTGATTTTTCTGCATGAAAGCCCAAGAATTTATTGAATTCATAAATGTGCAGCGGATAATCTCTTTGAACTGCGACATGGATAACATCTGGAGCACAACAGGCGGCATTTTCAGGTATGGCCACGATCAAGTTATTAATATGGTTTATTATTTCTACGGCCTGACTCCCAATGAATATCTTCTTCAACAAACCGGTTCCCTTGATACCAAGAAGCAATAAATTGTTGTATGGTTCTCCAAGCAACTGCTTTATAATCACGATTAGATTGCTGTCAGAAACAATTGATCTGACTGCTGTTCCTCCTGGAAGAACGACTTTAATCAACTTTTTTAGTCTTTCCCGAGCTTTTCTGGTGGCATCACCTGTAAGTTTAATCTTGACTTCATAAGGTGTCATGACTGGATATAATGCAACGACGTGGTGAACCAGAAGTATTTCAGCATTCGCTCTTTGACTCCAGTCATAGGCAAATTGAATGAGGTGTTTTGAATAAGCTGAGAAATCAATCAATACGATAAATCTGTTCTTCATTACTCCCCTCTCTTTTCATCTTATCTCACCCTGGTAAATCATACAGGGCATTTCGAATGGCTTCTCTATTAGCAGTGGTAACACCGCAAGTCATCTCGTCCTCATCCGCCAGCGCTTCAGCCAGAGCGACCCCCACTTCGGCTTCACCCGCAGCAACGATCTCGGCACCAGCACGCCTCAGTGAGGCTGCATCACGTAGATGGGCACAACGTGCAAGAACCTTCAGGTCCGGGTTCAGGAGACGCACTTGCCTGATGATTTCCGCTGCATTCTCTACATCTGCACTGAGAATAAAACGACCTGCCGACGCGATACCGGCTTCATCCAAGGTGTCCGGCCGTAGAACATCGCCGTACAGTGCCTTTTTCCCGTCGGCTCGCAGCCGGCGGACCGTGTCCAGATTGAGATCGATCACTGTGACGTCGGCGCCGCGTTCGGAAAGAATTTTATACACGATTTTTCCCACCGGTCCGTAGCCGACCAGAATGCAGTTGTTTGGTTCGACGCTGGGTCGTGCCTTTTGGGTAATCGGGATCTTTGCCACCCTAGTAGACCTGCGGCGAGCCCAGCGATAGATAAATGGATTCAGGGCTATCGAGATGATTGAAGCAGTCACTAGGGCGTTCCATCCGATATCATTGATCAGTCCCAATTGGAGAGCGACCACGCCCAGGATAAAGCTGAATTCACCCACCTGTGAAAATGCTGCCCCGACCGGAACGGCTATCATGATGGGTTTGCCAAGAAGGCGAACGGTCAAAGTGGCAGCCAACGGCTTGATGATGATCACCACAGCCAGCACAATGATAACAGCCAGTGGTGATTGGAGGAGACTCCGGGGGTCGAAGAGCATGCCGACCGATACGAAGAAAAGAACAGCGAAGGCATCACGCATCGGTACAGCATCACCGGCCGCCCGAGCGGCAAATTCTGAGCGACCAACAGCAAGCCCAGCAAGGAAAGCCCCGAGAGCCATCGACACACCAAAGAACTTTGCGGAACTGACGGCGATCCCTACGGCCAGGACAAGCACTGCCAGGGTGAAGAGTTCGCGGGAATGGGTCTTTTCGATACGCTCCAGTGCCCAGGGAATGACCCACAATCCCAGAACGACAACGACAGCTACCAAACCGGTGACCTTCAGGGCTGCAACCCCAAGAACATACCCGATGCTGTGACTCGTTGCGCCGCCCGAGGCAAAGATGATGGGCAACAGTAAGAGCATTAGCACGGTGAGGATGTCTTCGACAACTGTCCAGCCGACTGCAATATGACCGATCTGGGCATGGAGATCATGCCACTCGGCCAAGACCCTTGCCATGACGACTGTGCTGGCAACCGAGATCGCCATTCCCAGAATCAGTCCGGAGATCCAGTTCCAGCCCATTAGGTAAAGCAGCAGCATCAACACGACCGTGGACATCGTGCTCTGGATCAATGCTCCAGGCACGGCCACGCGCCAGACAGCATACAACTCACGCAAGTGAAAACGCAGGCCGATTCCAAAGAGCAACAGAATGACGCCAATTTCTGCGAACTGCTCTGCCACCTCGCGGTTAGCAACGAAGCCCGGGGTATGGGGACCTACGAGAATACCTGCCAGAAGGTAACCAACGATGGGGGAAATTTTCAGGCGGTGAGCAATATAGCCAAATACCAGGGCCGCGGCAAGGCCGCCGGCGAATGTAATAAGTATGTTCAATTCATTCATCGTTTCCACCTTCCATGAGCGGCGTATCTCTTAATACGAACAGCGAATCATCATGGATCAATCATCGGCAACTGAAAATCCCTCTTTCCGGTTTTTTAGATTAGGACCGTCCTGCCCTTTCTCTCTGCAATCATGTTGTAACGATCCTGAATCAGCACGCCTGTCACCAGTACCTAAAACTGCTGAATCTCTTGATCTTATTGTGCAAGATAGAATGGACAGTTTTGCGTGTCAAGGAAAAGCGACCCCATGCATTTATGACTGAGGGACGATCTTCAAGATTATTCCTAAGGAGATGTTGAATTGTCCAAGACGACTGATGTGGCAGTCTCTTTGTCTGAACTATCTCATAGTATGATCCCTGCTGTTGCTGATTCCCACAAGTGCAGAATGCATTAAAAGCTATGACACCAAGGCAATCGCAGAGAGAAACAAAATCTCAAGGGAAGAATTCTATTTTCATATGTGATACAAAGATTGTGGGTCATTCAATCCGGGCCCTAATATTCACAGAGGAGGCATCTCAATGAAACGCTTTATCTCCGTATTGGTATGTATTTTGATCCTATCCTGTGTCGCTGCTTGCAGAAGCAATGAAAGGAATGCCGTACAGCCTGTCGCATCGGAAAGCAGTTTTGATGCAAGCATACTGACGGTGAAGGAGACAGATGCAAGGAAAATAAAAGGACAGGTCGTTTATGCTCCGATCTACTCGAACCTGCCGCGAGAGAGGGGTAAGAAATTCGATATCAGCGGTTTTGTCACCATCCACAACACGGACTTGTCTCATAAGATTCGGATCACAAAGGTTCTGTATTTCAATAATGACGGGAAACTCGTGAAGGATTTTACTCCGCAGGGTCTGGCTTTGGAGCCGCTGGGAGCTACGAACTTTTATATACCCCAAAGTGACCAGAGCGGAACTGGGGCGAATTTTCTCGTTGAATGGGTTTCAGATACACCAGTTTGTGAACCCTTAATAGAGTCAATCATGATTAATCTTGGATTACATGAAACGTTCGCATTCCAAAGCCGGGGTCGAGCTATACGTGAGCAGCGGTAGTTTTAGTATATATCACCCAAACACTTCTTTGGATGGTGGCAGGATTTGAACCTTCAATAAGCCCCGTCAATTCAGCATCAGCCAAGGTTCTGGTAGCGGAATGGTAAAATGGGTGCGGAAGTCGAAGCCTTTGTGGTATGCGGATGAATTATAGTCAAAAGAATGAATATGTGAACATCATGATTTCTTTTTGCCAATAAGGCCAGCATCGGCAAGCGCTTTCTTCGCGCACTCAGGACAGTATGTATGTGAGAATTGAGATCCTGTCTGCTGTACGATGTAGGCTTCAAGCTGTTGCCATCCCCCCTGTTGATCCCGAATCTTCTTGCATTCAGCACAAATGGGCAGAAATGCCTCAAGAACCTTGACCTCAGAAAGCGCTCTATTCAATTCCACCGCCCTTTTTTGCTCAACATTATACAAAAACCGCATTCTTGAGACGGACAATCCTATTGCGAGAAAAGATATCAGATGGATTGTAGTGTCCCAAACTGCATAAAAAGCAGAGGAATAAAAATGTCCTAAAAGAAATTCTGTTCTGAACCACAACAATGCGCTAAAAACAGCCAATACTATTGTGAACCATAGCCCAATAAACCATGCACCGACGGCTACAGGCATGAAATAAAACACGTAGAGATTCAGTTCAAGTCCTGTCAGCCAATCAAGATATGCAATTAATAATATACTCATGATAGTAATGATTATCCACATCAGTTTTTGAGGACGACTATTCATAGGATGGCCACCTTTCATATACATTTATACGTAATCATGAATCTTTTGGAAACCAAAGAATTACGTTCCGATTGTGCCCCTTATATTAAAAATGTCAAGTGTAAACAGATATCATATTTAATATATACCTTGATCACAAACGAGAGTTTCAACTCGGGCTGATATTTATGATACGGAGAAGAGAGGAAAACCCTCTTTGTCTGAGCGTTCTTGTCGCACCCTCCCCGCCGTCGCTGATTTCCAAACAGCAAGAGCAAGACCCGCAAGTCAAGGCCGAGCACAGCGAGCCCGAAGGGGTAGCCTTGACGTGCGGGGCGCTCTTGCTACAGGGCGGCGCAAGGCGGGGGGGAAGGAAAAAATACTTGACAATGGATTCAATGAAAGTATATACCTCCACAACACAGGATACGAAGGAGGACGAAATGGAAAGGCCACGCAAGCAATACACCGTCCAAATCGAAGACGATGTGATCGAAAGGATTGACCGCCTGGCGGCGGAAATGGACTTGAGCCGAAGCCAGCTCATGCGCAACCTGATCATGATTGGTCTTGAGGATGCGGAGATCCTCAACAAAACGCCTCTCATGAAAGTAGCGAAGATCGAAAGATATGTCCGTGAAAAGTTCCTTACGGATATCGTGGGCGGCAGGCTGACGCTAAACAAGAAGGGGGATTGGAAGGTCAACAAATAGAAAAACGAAAGCCCGGTCATGTTGGCGCATGCCGGACTTTCTGAATCACATTCCAGAAGAGTCAAAACCCGTGGCAGGGAAGACACACCGGAACGGATCTGTTCATCAAGTACCGCACAGAACAGCGTCTGTCAATGAACCTCTTCTGGAACAACCAGGAGAGGTTTTTTATGTCTGTAAGAGATCGTTTGGAAGGAATCGCGGCCGCGGCGGCTGCGGTGGAGCGGCCGCGGGCGGGCGCGCGCAAGAGCAGATGGGTGATCCCCGATGACATTGAGGGTATATCTGTTCTCGGGAGCAACACCAACGAAAACCTTGTCGAGGTCATTGAAAACAAGGGCGGCAAGCCGGTTGCGAAACTGGTTCAAAAGGAGAGCCGCCCGCAGGATCCGGAATGGGCAAAGACCGCCCCGTTCCGGCCCCCTATTCTTGCTTTAAACAGAGACTGCGGGCAGAGAGATGAAAAAGAGGTCCTTGATTCCTTAATCGAGGACGTCACCGGATCGACGGAACCCCGGTTACCGGTCAAGGTCGGAAATTGCCGGTGCAGGTCCGTATGGTGTCCCAGTTGTCACAAGCTCTTCTATGTTCCCCGGTATAAGCAGCAAATCCGCACGTTCGATCACGGAAGAACCCGCCACGTAATCCTCACCGTTGATCGCGAGAAATTCAGCAGCGGCCTTGATGCCCTGGAAACAATCCGGGACAAAAAGAGCGTGTCGGCATTCGTGCGCAAACTGAGGGAGGGGCGCAAGGTCAAGCTGGGCGGAAGATGGGACTATGAGCACGAACCGGTGAAGGTCACGAAAGTCATGTCCGTGCTGGAATTCTACCGGGATGGTTATCCCCATTGGCACCTGTTGATCGAGGTCGAGAACGAAGGCCGGGAAGGGATGATCGGAGGAAAGCGGCTTCATTGGGCCTGGCCGCACGGGATTGTGAAGGAAACGTATTTCAGGGATCAAAAGCACTGGAACAGCATTGCCGGCTACTTTGCCGAAAAGGGGTACTTCGAGAAGGGGAAGAAATATCAGACGGAGCTTCCCGAGGACATGAAGAAGAACCTGAAACGGCGAATACGGCGAATGGTCTTCTATCCCTGCCCGTCAGATGGAGCCCATGAGGAGATCAGGGACAACGGAACGGAGGAGATCGTGGATGAAGAAGAAGCGTTCCGGGAAGTGGCGGGTTTTTTCGAGGAGATCGCAAAAGCAAATTCGGACGAGCAAGTCACCGATTTGAAGAGCGCAAAGAAACCGTTCAGCTATGAAGCCATTTTGGAAGGCTGCGGACAGCAAACCTATGTCCAGGCCGATATCAACGGTCGGCGCCTGGGCATGATCGTGGAAGTACCCTTTGAAGCCACCAAAGCCCTTTTTAAGCCCGTTTATGTCGAGGGCCAGGGCTACCAGTGCCGGATGACGGCAGAAGCCCTGGGCCTTCTTGAGGAGCTTGCACGGTGGGTCCATTGGGAGCGGGTCTTTGATCAGGTCGAGTCGCAGCAAAGGGACTCGAAAACAGCCGATGCGGTCCGTTGTGGGACGGTTCATTGATCGCCGGAGGAAAACGGAATCAAAGCACATCGTGTGCTAAATCAAACTATTACAGGAGGATTAACAATGAAGAGAGGAACATCGAGGATTCAGAGAAGAAAGGCGCGGAGGGAGAAAGAGAAAGGCTGGCGGTTCGTTGAATCGGGTTTCAAACATCACATGTATCAGCAAATCAAAGGGGGTTTTGAGGGTGATGAACCGGGTAAATGGAAGCATTGCGAGCGTTGTTGTCGAGCGTATCCGGTGGGATCGTTCAAATACAACGTGAAGGATGCAGATGAAATGCTTTTCTGCCCGTACCCCGATTGTGAGGGGGATTACGTGATGGATAGCCAGCCATGGGAAACCGTGTACGCAATGTATTCTGACCTCCCGGAGAAACCGGAGCGAGGGATTGTGTACATGTTGGTCTGGGAAGAATGAAAAAAAGGAAAGGGTAAGCAAATCCGCGTTCAAGGTGCCGTCCATTGATTTCAACCGCACGAAATGATACCCACCCATTCAACGGAGGTGATTTGTGCATGAAAGGCGGAATCTACTCTGACGAGCGGTGCCCCTCATGTGGGGATAAATTTGTTGACAATCACAGGGACGGCCTAGTCTGCTGTCGTCACAGAGCAACAAAATTCTCGGTGCGCTTCGGGAAGGTCCACCAGCGTTTCAAGTCATACGATGCGGCATGCAGGTTCCTGACAGGCCTTCGTTTCAAAACGGATGAAGGATCATTTGATGACAAGGATTACCGCAAAGACAAACCGCTCGGATTCAGCAATCTGATTGAGAAGTGGATCGAGCGAAAGAAGGCGGCGGATCGGAAGCACGGCTACATCAAGATACTCGAGCTGGTAGCCCGTATGACATCGGAGAGATGGGGAAACCGAAATATCCGTGAGATTGGTTATGCAGAGCTCGAGGATTTCAAATTTTCCCTGACCTGTGGAGCAAAGACGAAAGAAAATTACATCCGCGCATTGAGAGCTTTCTGGTCCTGGGCCAGCGATACAACCGGAATCCCCATCCCAAAATTTCCTTTGGACACCCCTGAACTCGGGTACAGGAAAACGGTGGATAAGGAGACACAGACGGCGATACTGGAAGAAATACGCCGGATCTCAAGCTACAATCCTAAAATATGGTTGGCGATCAAATTCCTTTGCACCTACATTTCAGTCCGCCCGGGGGAAATGATTTCTCTCGAAGAAGGGAATATCGACCTGGGCAACGGCTATCTATACTTCCCGCACCCCAAAGAGAAGCGGTTCAAATCGGTCCCATTGATCCAGGAGGACATGGAAATACTCGGCCAATTCCCGAAGGCGATCAAACCGGACATTCCGTTCTTTCGCCATGTCAAGGGATCGGGGTTCAAGGAGGGTACGCCGTTCGGCCAGCACGTTCTTTACAACTGGTGGAAACGAGCCTGCGCAAATCTTGGCGTTGAAGGCGTGGATCTTTACGGAGGGACGCGCCATTCTTCGGCACGTGCATTGAGAACCCGTTTTTCACCGGAGCAAATCAAACGGGCCACCATGCACAGCACATCGAAGGCCTTCGAGCGGTACTTTCGGGTGGAGTCGGACGAGGTCCGTTCCATCTATGAAAGTGGTAACGCTCTGGTAACGAAAAAGGCCTCCTTAAAAACTGCCAACCTACTGAATATTAAAGATAAATAATGGTCGGGGCGACAGGATTTGAACCTGTGACATCCTGCTCCCAAAGCAGGCGCGCTACCAGGCTGCGCTACGCCCCGAGTCGATTTTTTATGGCTTCTGAAACCGCCCCTCCAGGGCCTCCCGGAGCCGCTCCATGGCCCGGGCGCGGTGGCTGAGACGGTTCTTTTCCTCCAGGGAGAGGCGGGCCACGGTCTTTCCGAGGCCGGGGAGATAAAACACCGGGTCGTACCCGAACCCTCCGTCGCCGTCGGGTTTCTCCGCGATCCGCCCTTCCCAGGCCCCCTCGAAGGATTCGCAGGAGCC harbors:
- a CDS encoding cation:proton antiporter; translated protein: MNELNILITFAGGLAAALVFGYIAHRLKISPIVGYLLAGILVGPHTPGFVANREVAEQFAEIGVILLLFGIGLRFHLRELYAVWRVAVPGALIQSTMSTVVLMLLLYLMGWNWISGLILGMAISVASTVVMARVLAEWHDLHAQIGHIAVGWTVVEDILTVLMLLLLPIIFASGGATSHSIGYVLGVAALKVTGLVAVVVVLGLWVIPWALERIEKTHSRELFTLAVLVLAVGIAVSSAKFFGVSMALGAFLAGLAVGRSEFAARAAGDAVPMRDAFAVLFFVSVGMLFDPRSLLQSPLAVIIVLAVVIIIKPLAATLTVRLLGKPIMIAVPVGAAFSQVGEFSFILGVVALQLGLINDIGWNALVTASIISIALNPFIYRWARRRSTRVAKIPITQKARPSVEPNNCILVGYGPVGKIVYKILSERGADVTVIDLNLDTVRRLRADGKKALYGDVLRPDTLDEAGIASAGRFILSADVENAAEIIRQVRLLNPDLKVLARCAHLRDAASLRRAGAEIVAAGEAEVGVALAEALADEDEMTCGVTTANREAIRNALYDLPG
- a CDS encoding ribbon-helix-helix protein, CopG family; protein product: MIRRREENPLCLSVLVAPSPPSLISKQQEQDPQVKAEHSEPEGVALTCGALLLQGGARRGGRKKYLTMDSMKVYTSTTQDTKEDEMERPRKQYTVQIEDDVIERIDRLAAEMDLSRSQLMRNLIMIGLEDAEILNKTPLMKVAKIERYVREKFLTDIVGGRLTLNKKGDWKVNK
- a CDS encoding DUF3124 domain-containing protein; amino-acid sequence: MKRFISVLVCILILSCVAACRSNERNAVQPVASESSFDASILTVKETDARKIKGQVVYAPIYSNLPRERGKKFDISGFVTIHNTDLSHKIRITKVLYFNNDGKLVKDFTPQGLALEPLGATNFYIPQSDQSGTGANFLVEWVSDTPVCEPLIESIMINLGLHETFAFQSRGRAIREQR
- a CDS encoding universal stress protein; protein product: MKNRFIVLIDFSAYSKHLIQFAYDWSQRANAEILLVHHVVALYPVMTPYEVKIKLTGDATRKARERLKKLIKVVLPGGTAVRSIVSDSNLIVIIKQLLGEPYNNLLLLGIKGTGLLKKIFIGSQAVEIINHINNLIVAIPENAACCAPDVIHVAVQRDYPLHIYEFNKFLGFHAEKSSRLVFFSVMMPGDDQYSIEQYLKELTELYMDKFNVSHELYLGKKALKSLREVILKKQNEFIVVQRGSRMLLTDVFRKFLINELVYEGNTPLVIVP